AGTATCCTTGTGACGGCCCCTGGGGGACCCCGCGGGGAGAACCAATGACCTTGCACGTCCTCGGCGTCCGTGCTAGAAGGAACCTCACCTGctcatcaaacaaacaaaccacccccccccccccccccccccccccccaaaaaaaaaaacatgcaccaCCCACACCGATCCGCTTGAGCTCCACCTGTGTACAGTATCAacaccagcagacagacagacagatgggacaCAGACGCGGTAACCGGGGGCGATTGAGCACGTCACTGTCACTTTCAGCGCAGCCCAGTCTTCAGGAAGTCCTTTGGTGTTGAAAAAGTGCAGGGAATAAACACAGCTTCAGTAAGCCAAGGACGACCCCTCAGAACACAATGTTTTTTACATCTCTACTCGACATTTGatctgatgcgtgtgtgtgtgtgtgtgtgtgtgtgtgtgtgtgttggggtggatGTGttggttgaatgtgtgtgtgtatcatttttGTTCATGTGGGTCTGTGTCCGTTTCTGCGATAATATGTCACATTCCATAAAGACGCCTGATCTGTGTATTACACATATTCTTTTGTCGCCGTTTTCCTTGTGTCTCAACGAGAAGAAACTCAATGATTCTGTACTCGTTCGCTAACTGCTGTTCCAACTTTTTTGTGTTGTTAATCTCTTCATCACATCTGACACATATGCAGCGATACGAGGTTTCTGTTGGCCCAGTGGCCCAGTGAGTCAGTCCTTTGTGTTTACTGCATGATACGGGTTAGATTTCGCTCATAATGACGTGCTGGCGAGCCAAGCAGAGCTCTCCTTCCCCTGTGACGCCTGAGCAGGCCACAGCCCGTCTGCGGTGGCAGCGGGCTGTTTGTTATGCGTAAATGCATTAATGCAGGAATGCGGTTGTGTTGTTTACATGTCTGTTTCTCTGACCTGCCAGCACTCAACGTGCGTCATAATTAGATCTGGGGCGCTGAAAACACGCTTGGTGCTGTCGTAACGTTCACCGCCCTTTTACTTCCAGGACGTAACACCTTCTGATACCTgcactcctttttttttttgaaggggGCCCGCTTTTCTCCTCACTTGCTTTTCTGCTTCTTTggaagacagaaaaaaaaaaacaatgctttGGGCATTGAGCACCTCAGCACCACCGACTGAAAGATTTATTTCTGAATGTACCCAAAAATAAGTGCTGTCTTCCCAAGTACCCGTAGTCGGGGCCCGGGCTCCGCCGCAGTTGAGTGTAGGCAGCTCtgacaggttagggttagggtagaatAGACCTGTATCTAATGGTTCGGCGGTGGAGAGCTGTCTGCCGCTGTGATGTATGGAGTCCTGAGGCGCGCTGCCGTCTGACAGCTGCAGCGCTTGAAAAATAGCAGCAGAGGGCCTTTtgcgaaaaaaaagaaaaggctggCTCCCCTGTAGGGGCCCTTTTAAATTAATTTCAGTCAGACGCTGTCAAAGCCGGAACATGGATTTGCATAAGCAGGATCAATAGCGTATTGGTTACCTGAGATagtggatggagggggaggtgggagggggggggggggggggagagggaaagggaggggtaCAGCTCAGTGAAGTATGTGCTGTGCTAGGCTAGTTGTCAACACAGGTGTTTCGGGGCCGGCCAGCCTCCTGAATAACACACAGACCAGAGAGATAGATGCATACACGTATAGATGGAggaaaatatatacagtatatacagtgtatatatagatgtatatttaTAGATCAATAAAGAGATAGATAATATAGATTGATCGATAGTTACATAGATACAAAGGTGGATGGATAGGATGAATCGAATTGATCgatgggcagacagacagacagacagacagacagacagacccttaACCTTCGACCCCCCAAAACTCACACAAACTCACGTGCTCACCGCCTTCTCCTCCCCCGACAGGCACTTCCTGTTCAAGCAGGGCTCCGGTTCGTCGGCCCTGCTctcgggggcggggcagggctaCCCGCTGACCTCCGGCACCGTGTACTCGCCGCCGCCGAGGCCGCTGCCCCGCGGCAGCGTCACCCGGCCGCTGTTCACCTTCAACAAGCCCCACCGCTGCTGCAACTGGAAGTGCACCGCGCTGTCGGCCTCCCTgctcaccctcaccctggccCTGCTGCTCACCTACGTCATCGGTGAGTACCCCCCTCCCAACACAGTCCAACGCCCATCCACCCTCcagaccccccctcccaactAGGGAGCGACCGATACATCGGGCCGATATTAGCGTTTTTTTTATTGTCCGGCTGCTGTATTCGCCGATAGTTTTTAcctgtaacatttgttatcatcattgtgCAATTTTTATGATGCaaattgagggagcaaaagTAGTTTCGGCTCCAAATACCGGCTCAAGGTAATCGGCAGCCCGTGTCGGTCGTCGGCTAAGGCTGATAAAAAATAATCGGTATCGGCATCGGCCCTGAAAAATCCCCATCGGTCGAACCCTAAACACCATCCACCCTTCATCCCCCCAACCCCTGCCccacagtagccgcgtttacatggcacatctgatccgcatcgatttctatgcggcatagatctgttcctaaaatgtgatccgaatgtactgtatacatggcagtaacaaaagtgtccgttatgtctctggcgcacacctgacacatctctggaccggcggcgacataatggatgtcttatcactatcggggattttaaatttgattttaatgaaagcacagcaggagagagcttttctctgcctgctccttcaattaagaaggaggaggacagcgcagcaacgtcaatttctcgtcagatctttatatttaccccaagctccgccgcaaacaagaggaatttggatgcgagtccgcagccaagactggtgggagagagtggtcttacgggaatttagtgaccaggaatcctcgaaggtcaaattgcgaactactgcagctgccatctctctaagttaagaagtattttaacgttcagcctgcaaaagtactagtagtagcctactcatttacagttatcgaacgcgaacacaataaacacccatgtcccgtcgcttagcaccCGGTCACGCTTACCAGACTACTTtaacggagtgataacaaagacttgaatcaggcaataaatccactttccttgacagtcaagttcggtgtgcttaaaagtaccgacggagctcagtggaccaattgcgaactactgcggctgctctaagttaaaccccaatctattcggaataagtgtatacatggcgattaaaacggactacaccacctcttctattcggcataggatctatgccgaacagataattgtattccgaatgaggcgtatatatgatcattttctgttacgcatagaaatctatgcggaacagatgtGTCTATGTAAACGCGGCTTGTGTGGATcgatgttgttgtggtggtgttggtgcccaccaccggccccggcccccccgcaCCTCCTCCGAACACACACGTGGAAATCGAGTTGATTTGTATTGATGTATTATTTATCAGGTTGCGTTATTTCTTCTGTGGATTGCTGGAGGGCAACAGGGCTCTCTAAAGGGTCGTGGACGCAGAGCGTGGCAGTGTCAATCATTGAATGTATGCACGGTGTAAATGGGACCAAGGAAAGAAATGAGGGAAAATGTTGTCAATTAATGAAGGATTGATTAGAGTCTCGGAGGAGATGTTGTTCGCAACTGGTCCATACAAGGCTTTGATCAGTTGTTATTTAATTGTACATTCCATTACAGATTTTCGGTAGAATAAACTTTAGAAAAAATCGTAGAATAACCAAGAATAACTTGCTAGTTCTAAGGCAATATTGGAAAAGTCTTTGTATTATTGTTTAacacatacatgaacacatgcatgcacacacatacaaacacacacacacacacgtacacacacacgcacgcacgcacgcacgcacgcacgcacgcacgcacgcacgcacgcacgcacgcacgcacgcacgcacgcacgcacgcacgcacgcacgcacgcacgcacgcacgcacgcacgcacgcacgcacgcacacgcacacacacacacacacacacacacacacacacacacacacacacacacagacggggaTGATTCATCATCACCCTGAATTCTATTTTCTGTCTTTTTACAACCATTTCCCCTGTCATGTTATAGCTCTTACTCTTACATATTTTATCTTCTATTGTGCTCTTCCTGTTGTCATGTAAATTCTCCTTTTCCATCCAAGTATTTCACACTGTTCCTTATTCGGCTTCATTGTCCTTTGGTTTCTTATTCCGTTTTTTGTCATCTTGTCAtcttttatttctattttttgtCATTAAAAACACTCGGCTGCATTGTTAAGCATGTTAACCTAACAGAGCTACTTCTTAATCTGTCTGAGAAAAAAATACTTATTCCTGCAGTCCGTGAAAAACGATTACAGTATAAGTGCCTATCTTACAGGACCATTTATGTATTCTATTCAGGGGTTCAGGTTGTATATTGAATATCTTTTTGGAAATAGGCCTCTTTGTAACCTTATAAAATTTCGACTTTATATTACCCACACACCTTTCTGAGCACTCCAATTTCACAGGAAATTGTGTTATATTTTCACCATCCCCTTATGGAATTACCACATCTCTTTGAGAGTTAGAAAGTGGATTCTGGGGGTAATTCAGCTGGATTTGGCTTCGTCGGATGAGTTTGTGCAGGGTCAAGAAGCAAAGGAATGTTTTCATCGATTCCTTCTGATTACATAAACCTTCCTGTTTCCTCCTCGACCTTCGTCTGCATCTTCACACCTGgctacctcccccccctccctctgtgccACACCCCACCTTCCCCTCTGCCAAGCtggtgcacccccccccccccccccccccccccaaccaccaacGTGAAGCCCCCCAACCCTCACCGCAACCCTCCTGTGGTGGTGTTCAAGGTCACACCGAGGCACTCAGGGGTTCACATTaatcacgcatacacacaacaaacacaaacacactcacacccacacagcaaacactctcacacacacacacacacacacacacacacacacacacacacacacacacacacacacacacacacacacacacacacacacacacacacacacacacacacacacacgcgcacacacacacacacacacacacacactcacacatgggcacacacactctcacatcaaacacacacacagacacacacacacacacacagacacacatgcacccacatcaaacaaacacgcacacaaacacataggctCACAATCTCACACTAAAGCacagatcaaacacacacacacacagatcaaacATGATCATTCCAGacccgaccacacacacacacacacacacacacacacagacacacaaacacacacacacacacacacaaaaacgaacacacacacaaacacacacacgcacacacactcactcacctaaATCCATGCAGATTAATTCCCAGGCTGAACTATGCTATTCCATTAATGTTCCAGCCCTGGTAATTAGTGTGTTAGTAAAGACCGTGAATGATGACTTGGAGACGCCATCACCTCTTAATTGGTGTCATGCTCTGCTCCTACTTTGGCAATGATTGATCTCCATATTGATGTCCCTGTGACATCCATGCAGAGAGGTATGGTTTGTATGCGAGAGGGCCTCACGTAAATCAGAAGACATTCAAAGAGGATGACATAGATGGTTATGGACATAATGTGTCGTTTGGTAAGGGGAGCTTTACATCTTTGGGGTGAGCCACGATTAACATGTTCTGGGGTTTAATCTTTCGCTCGCTTCAATTAATCATGTGGTCTGAACACGGACAAAAGCCAGAGCGAGCCACATGCTACATCTTGTAACCTCATCTTTCTGTGATCATCAAGCTCATGAAGTGCGTGTTCCTTTCACCTCAAGCTTTCATCGCCCATTAATTACGTTCACCCGCAGAAGTCTCAGAAGCTATAGCCACAGTGTGCGTTCTTATAGACGCTATAAGGACAACTATTGTGCGTTTAGCGTTTAGCTTCAGTCAGTAAGAGTCTGTCCTTGCCCTATAATTATCACTTGTACTGATTATATATTATGAGTCATTTTCAAGATGTCTCCCATGAATGGACCAATGAAATACTTCCGGGGACATCGCCTGTCACGCTGTGTCATGGCATATATACCGACTCCCAAACCCTTAATATTCCTCCCAATCTATATCAAACAACATACGGCTGTTGAATTAGCCTGGATAACCCCGTTACTCACGCGACTTGTTGGTTCATTTGGAGGAAGATAACGTGGCCAATAACGAAGCAATGATATTAGTTCACAGATTAAGCTTTCCAATTAACTCAACAATGGGACGGCGGCTGATTGGGTAGATAATGCGCACGCTAAGTGTTAGCATCCCCGGCTCCCTGTTGTGCCGACCGAAAAGACACAGTGCCCTTTTCTCTTTCTACAGCCGCTCCTCAGCCTGCCCCCACGCCAGCTCCATCACCTCCTTGTGCTGCGGCAGAGTGGGTTGTGGATGGTCTTGTTAATTTgtttataaccccccccccaccatgcgtagccctcctctctcctgctgttgGAGCTCGCTTGTTATTAGGCACCACACAGCCGTCAGCCATCAGATATGAGAAGCAGCCATTATGATAACAGACAGGACGTTTAAGGAGAGATAGAGGACAGATAAGAATTGTATCTGTAATCTTGATGATATTGTTGCTGACACTaccaaaataaattattcttttttttttccttttcttttttattcttcTATTATTACGAGCTTCCTAGGAGTCCAGGGTCTGTGTTGGCGTTAAATTACTAATGATGCACCATTCACCAGATTATCATAATTGAAgaattttctttcattttgtcgAGTCTNNNNNNNNNNNNNNNNNNNNNNNNNNNNNNNNNNNNNNNNNNNNNNNNNNNNNNNNNNNNNNNNNNNNNNNNNNNNNNNNNNNNNNNNNNNNNNNNNNNNACCTCCAACTTCACAGCAACGAggatgaaagaggagagagacagtctTTAACTTCTAAAAACATAGATAAGCACACGGGAATATGCTCGGGAGGGGGGTTGCAGACGGTGGTTCACCACGACACGTCTAAGCCTAGTCGTACCTGAGACGAGGTAGCGCATGAAGACTGGAGAGAACTCCAGGACACCTGAGAGAGCAGAACACACAATTGCTTCTTAAACATCCGCTGCAAAAGATTCAAAGGGTCCACATCATCTAGATCCACAGCATTACCACCACAGTTCACCTCACTAcggcaaacacacaaaagcccATCGTCCTGAACCTTCTGACATCACTTACAAAGAACTAAATCaccaataaactacaactacaaAAGCACAAGACAGGGAAAGACAACACAATCTGTGaaaacgtgtgtgcgtgctcatggatatatgtgagtgtgtgtgcatttgtgcgcgtgtgtgcgtgtgtgtgcatatgtgtgagtttgtataggtatgtgtttgtgtgtgtgtgtgtgtgtgtgtgtgtgtgtgtgtgtgtgtgtgtgtgtgtgtgtgtgtgtgtgtgtgtgtgtgtgtgtgtgtgtctgtgtgtgtgtgcatgtgtgtgtgttcatatgcgtgtttgtgcacgtgtgtgtgtgtgtgtgtgtgtgtggtgtgtgtgtgtgtgtgtgtgtgtgtgtgtgtgtgtgtgtgtgtgtgtgtgtgtgtgtgtgtgtctgcgtgtgtgcgagtgcgggCACACATGAACAGCCGCATTCCAGCAGTCACTGCTCTATACAATTAACATCCCATAACCAGTGATTACGCATCCAGAACCCAATCAGTCCCCATCACAGTCAGCGGCAGACAGGAGCCAACGCCATAGTGATCTGCATGTACTCAAACCAAGATGGATGACAGAGAGGACTCGCGGCAACACGGGAATCTATCACAGTTATTCTCCAAATAGAAAGCCGATTGTGCGTTAGCTTTGTCGTAAAGTGACAgatgtgtcggggggggggggggggggggaggtgcatATGCATATGCAAACCGGATCGATGGAGGCGCTGTGTACAGTATTCTCGTGTCCGTCACGGACATCTGCGTGCCGTAAATGTTAAATGGATAGTTTTTTTGGTGGGAAAGTGGAAAGATTAGGTTATgtgttgtatgtttgtgtgggtgagcgagagtgtgcgtctgtgtgaatGGTTTTGTGATTCAAAGCATCCACGTTGTTTTCATGCACTCgggtgcgtacgtgtgtgtgtgtgagtgtgagtgtgagtgtgagtgtgtgtgtgtgtgtgtgtgtgtgtgtttctcggGTCGATTGTGCACGTCATGCATACGTgcttgtgtttgcatatgcCCGTCTGCTTGCTCGCCCTTTCTTGTACGCATGTTTGGTCTCACTTTTATGTGTAATtctgttcttttgtttttttttaaacggtgCTTTCACCAGCCGTGTGTCGGCGTCTGCCTGTGAGCGCACGCATTCGTTTGTGGAGCTCAACGCATATGTGTGCGGTTTACATTAagtctgtgtgcatgtctgtcagCCGGGCAGCGTTGGGAGAGTGTTTACAGATGAAAGCGGAGCGATCCAGGATGCCTCATTGAGTGTTTGTCACTAATAGAAGGACAGAGGAGcggagagaaaagaggagagataaaaagaaacaaaacgaGATAacaagagaggagatgagagaggggaTAAGAGATGGCCGAGAGAAGACAGGAAAAGACATGACAGGAAGAGAGAAGACAAGAGGAAAGAGCAGCGGAGGAGAGACGAAATAAGGAGGGTACAGAGGAGGACAACGAAGGCGGTGGAGATAAGATCAGGCTAAATGGAGAGAGGTGGATAgacgaagaggagagagagaaggagatgtaAGGTAGAGAGTGAAGGAGGTACGAAAATAAACGGATGTAGCATGAGAGGCATGGAGAAAGATAATAGGAAGGAAATGGAAGGAAGGGGCCGACGTGAATGAAAGAggaaaacagaaagagagatcgACAGAGTATGAATGATTGCATTGGCAGTCACTGAAATAGACGACAGTGAAACTATAATTGAAGTGTAATATTGCGGGAACGTCGTAGTTTACTTTGTTTCACTAACtctgttcacaccaaaagatgcaaaaagttgacgcgcgtcgtgatcccattcaaagtgaatgtagagacgcgttgctgctttgctgccgcagcatttgctgccgagaaaacgggcagcaaaacttgatttgcggcgcgtcaaaatctgatttgcggcgcggcatgcccgtgcccgctgccaGGCACGGGCGGAGGGCGCGTTCAcagtattttgcggcgcgtcaaatgctgctcgagttgaaatatttcaacttttgacgcgccgcaaaacctttgacgcgctgcaaaacttttgacgcgccgcaaaacttgatttgtgGCGCGTcaaaacttcggcggcaacgcgttcgggcagcaaatgcatcttttggtgtgaacgcagggttagagAGCCCTGACTCCTAATCTTACTCAAAAGATCGGGTGCACAGCACCCATCGTCCATTAGGTTCCCAATTTGCACAGCCTACCTGTACGCATGTGATTTATTATAAATCCCATTAAGTTGTAGGTCACTTGAGATGAAAGCAATGGCTAATTTTTGTTACGAACAGGAATATATATCTTGTTTGCAGAATGACTTTTGTAATATACTAAATGATATgcaacacatatatatatagacacaaaTATAAGCTATAATAATTATAACTTTAAGCAAAGATAATTAAGGACAATGATCGGATCATGCCCTTGATCTACTGAAAAAGGTTTTTACTGTTGGATTGCAATCAGTGAACTTTGTTAACTTAGCTTTATATTCACTGAACCACTGACTGCAATTTTCTTTGACCATTTTGTTCAACAATACAAGAAGCATATGAATCACAAAAGCCCTAGAAATATTGCGGTAAGTTACGTGTCTCTTGGCCGGAGGTGCAGAGAACAGGTGCATTCGGGCGCTTTGTACTCGACCAAACTCACGTTGTTCCACATAGGATGTCAAACACGCAGAATCCCGTCCGACTCCGGTACGCGTAATTATGCGCCATTTTCCAAGCTCGGCTGGCTAATGGTATGGGACACCCCCACAGATACCAATTTCAAATCAGGAGGGGAGCGCCATTTCAAAACAAGTTCGGATAGACCCCGAGGAGCTGAACTGGTGAACTGATTGACTCCTGGGCTGAATATGCATTACGTTCCGGAACCAGAGCCAAGCGCGCGCTGTGGGTCCCCCTGTAATCTCCTAGAATGGCTGAAATTACTGTTAATAAGCGTGAAAGCATTTCTCAGCCCATTTTTAGTTAGATTCTAAGAAAATGGCTGCACTTCACCGATGACGGCTGAGGAAATGATTTGAGTGTTCATGTCAATCCTTGATCTCGTCTTGGCAGAGTTTATGTTCACTACACTGCTGTTTGATACATCGCATCAGAGAGAGGTTACCTATTATATATTTCATTGGGTTTGCAAGGtttttgatatatttatttttttactcagGAATAAGTGTAGTGTGAAAgggaaacaaagaaattaaaagcagcaatgaaaatcAGCAAATTAGCAAAGGGTCGTACACCTCTAATTATACCCTTGGAAAGATATTTCTAAATCAAAGAAAAATTAAAGCTGATTATTCACAAAATGACAATGTTCAGTGAAAACATCTACTTGGAAGAAATACGTATGCATCTAtttggtgcgcgtgtgtgtgtgtgtgtgtgtgtgtgtgtgtgtgtgtgtgtgtgtgtgtgtgtgtgtgtgtgtgtgtgtgtgtgtgtgtgtgtgtttctttctgtctatctatattTCTAGCTTCAATCATGTAGTTGAACTACATGCTTCACAATTGATTGCCAAGGCTACTGTTATCAATTCAATGAGGTTGGATTAATTGTAGGCCTGCCTGGTTGTGACTATAATATGTGTGATAATTACTCCTCCTACCTCTCCACCACATATTAACAGGTGGAATTatgcaaacattttattttgaaaatttaagagataaaaaaaaggaaaccatGGTCTCTATGGTGATGAGCTAAAACAGTGGTAAATAATGATTGTGTGTGGACCACACGCACACCCCTACAAACGTATTTTTAGAGTCTATGCTAATGAATGGGAGTGCTATGGCACGTTTAATGAGATTACAATCACCGATCCAACCAGTCAGGGGAAATCTTCCTCTATTCAAGAGTAAGATGTAATCAACAGATATTTGGTTGATTTTCTAACTAATATTCAAGGAAATGTGGCCCTATCCCAGAATGAGGAACATGCAATCGGGTGAGTAAATGGGGaaatgaaatgtgtttttcGTGCGTATTATTCACTACTTTAAACTACACCTGCTTTGTGAAACTTGTCCCTAAACTTGTCCCCCTACAACACCGAGATGTGAAATAACGCAGTCCGCATCTTTGTAAGGGTCTGTGAAATGACGTTACATAAAGGCACTTTCAATCAAAGAGGAGGATTTGGGTTTTATTTGGTGAAAGAAAAACTAGATATATTTTTACAAATGTAAAAAATCTAAATATGAATCCTAAATGATTCTGACATCCTTACAGCGAATGTGTTCCTTTGATTTATAGTCACTTCAAATATATATCGCACTCTTAGAACATTTTTATAACACCATCAGTATTTCAACAACAATTTATCTGGAGAATATGGAATTGAACATGGCATATAAAAGGCCCATTTCTCAAAATAACATATGCTAAAAAAAGAGATTTAAGATCATTTTAGCTGTAAATGCCCCAAAGAGCAACCTCGATGTCACAAAGCATTAAGAAAGTTAAATTAGAGACAAGACCTAGAGGAACTTCAGCTGATGACACacggaccaacacacacacacacacacacacacacacattgaaccacacacaaataaccccagacacacacttaaccacccccccccccccccccacacacacacacacacacacacacacacacacacacacacacacacacacacacacacacacacacacacacacacacacacacacacacacacacacacacacacacacacacacacacacaaacacacacgcacaaccaacagcacacaaccccccccaccaagcgcacacacactctttgcaAGGCAGGGTTGCACGTCATTAACACTGCCATTAGCAGTGCAGCGCCGAGCTATCAGGGTTGCAATCATGGTCAAACATGTCCCACACTCTCTCGCGGCCCCCCGTCCAAGAGCCACAGGGGCCCGTGGGTGACTAAATGAGGAGGACGGAAATAGGCTCCGAGCAGGACCTCTCCTGTCCCTCGCCACTGTTCACTTAGCACCACGGCGCAGAGCGTGAGCAGAAAACATGACAGTACATGACTAGGGTTAACCCGTGCGGTGCCGGGCTGTCTCCTAACGAACAGGCTGAAACCAACCGTCTTGGTCTTGGTGGTGAATacgacgggacgggacgggacgggggggacaaGGGGGGGGGTAGTGTGGGCAGTGTACCTCGACACGCGTGTTGATTTTCTGGTTCTACGTTAATTTCACTGTCGAGTACAACGTCGTCCTCATCGTCCAcatcgtcatcctcctcctcatcaggaGCCTGTTTGTATCGATTGTTTCCACGTTGGTCGCCTGTGATATTGAAGTGCCGATCGATGGCTGTGTGTTAACAAGGTGCGATCTCAATTTGCCCTGTTTTCTCGCCGACTATAATCCTTACTGGTTTGTCCCGCTATCAGAGTCGTGATGGCCGatagcccagcccagcccagccccccccctctttgcAAGCCGACAATGAGAGGCGTATAGTATGACAAACTCAAACTAATAGGTGTAAACTGATGTATTTCGGGGTTTCGAGGGGAGTATAATGAAGTGGAAAACCCACACAAACCACAATCTAAACTCTCACTCAGGTCCCTGGAGCTGACAGATGCAACGCAAATCAAGACTCACCGTAGTGCCGCAAAGGAACAACTTGtgactgcacacacattttTCTTCCCTTTCCCCTCCTATATTCAGGAATAATCACTCTATCCCGAAAAtatctctgtgtctttctccaATGCTCTCGGTTTGTTTTTAGCAGCTATTCCACAGAGGGGATGGGGATACGGGTGCGTGGTGCGGCCCATGCTCAGACTGGGTGCGTCGCTGTGCTGTGACGCGTCGCTAAAAAAGTTTAAGGATTAGCGAGGCGCGTCGCCTACATGATGTTTACATGCTTGTCGCGCGGGGGACGGAGCAGAAGCTGCAGACGTCGCCCTCTGTTAATCCCGACCATAAGACATGTCGACGTGTAAATTAGCAGATCCTCGCTGTCTTGTCGTGCACAGACCTGCTGCTGTCTGCTctttcactcctctctctctctcttcaatctcctttccccctctctcattctctctacaATTCccgttcccctctctctctctctctcttacatctccttctctctctctcaatctcttacatctctccgttctctctctccgtcccatgcatctcccatttctctctctctctaacttctCGCTCCCCGCCTCTTACCTCTTGCAT
The window above is part of the Gadus macrocephalus chromosome 10, ASM3116895v1 genome. Proteins encoded here:
- the LOC132466543 gene encoding teneurin-1-like; the encoded protein is MRNASSAVSQVDDLPSSPGGQFTFRPLPPPPPPPHACTCARPAPYAQVSLQRKTMPTRCPSSHQGGQPGTESGTNVDPAQLHNSWVLNSNIPLETRHFLFKQGSGSSALLSGAGQGYPLTSGTVYSPPPRPLPRGSVTRPLFTFNKPHRCCNWKCTALSASLLTLTLALLLTYVIGEYPPPNTVQRPSTLQTPPPN